A region of the Vigna unguiculata cultivar IT97K-499-35 chromosome 9, ASM411807v1, whole genome shotgun sequence genome:
gcttttttttatttatcactaAATTAACAACATTTTACATGCTTTACATAAATTTTCACATCCTCAATAACATATTTGTCATTGATGCATATTCTTTTTAGaaattctacaaaattatagaTGCTTCAGTAAAGTTGCGAgttgatttttcttattttatcgATTTGATTGTTTAGCGTAACGTCCGAATTTCAAAAGATTGAGCACACGATTAAACTTTAGAagttgtgtaaaaaaaaaaatgaggaaagtcaaataattgaaatgaaaattgtATCTTGACCAGACAAATATAActgtaaaagaaataaaataattttggaagaagattaaaattttaagcttaaaaatgtaattagaatAATGAAGTTTTATAGAAGAATtcaaattgttttgttttttcagaATTGAGTGAAGATTACtgaaagataataaaaacttaaaacacTGTCTTGATAAGCTATGAACATTTCTAAAAATACTTAAAtgaattgttttattaattttaaaattaaataattctttaGATCCCTGTCATGATTTCTGAACgaatttattaaaatgacaTGGGCTTTATTTTTAGGGGCTGAACGTCTAACCAAGGGCCCTGAGACAGCTACGTAAACCCAACCCAAACTAAAAGAAGTTAATGCCTAAATCGAACTACAAATTTAATCCAATGGATAATGACAATGATTAGTAAGAAAAACGGATGATTAAACTTTGTATTTATTGATCAAACATTTTTCAGGAAATATTAGTTTTctctttttagtttattttctttcattcttgttataaatatttgtaaactTGTACTTTATCTTTTGTTGAGATTTTTATGGATATTATTTGATTCTTGCCTATttgtttaatgttatttattatttgaggatTCTATTAgatatgattattaattattgattcaATACGCATCTTatccttttaaattatttttgaaatatttttttacatttcaaGAACTTAAATACAAACTCTCTGTTCCTATATGTTCCTATATAgcaatatttttcactcaaactaataaaaacatttaagtattttatttttaaaaaatatttattaattgttttcaGTTTCCTTTTTCAAACATATTtgaatacataataaaaaatagaaataaagtAACTGGAAAAATTATACtatcttgaaattttaagaatgataaatgaaaaataaaatcaatattccttaaaaaaaagtattataaggaaaaataaataaattaatttgaaaagaaGGCGCAAGTTAGTAGAGAAATGTTGTGCGTAGTTTAGCAGAACCACCATCAATAATCGCGGAATCACCGAAATGATTAGGTGTTCCGTCTAATTCCCAACTCATCCAACCACCTCAGACAAAAAGCGAAGTATACATTTGCAACCAAACAGGGTTCTTCCCGTGTCTCCACACACACTCCACCTTAGGCATCAGAGAAATCACAGCCGAAACCTACAGAACCCAAAATCCCAAAATCTTTGTAATTGAATTCAACAAAGTCTCCGTCCAATAACAAAAGCAAATCGCGAATTTGTGGTGCTAGCTTGTCACTTGAGGTTTTCTTCGATTCTTCGATCTCAGATTAAAGTAGTTGGAGCAGGCTTTTCCCCCATAAAAAGGAGGAAGTTTGCAATGGTGGGATgaagaagagagggaaagagGAACATGGCGAGAGGGAAGTGGGTCTTTTCCTACAAGAAAACCACTCTCTTAGTTTGCTTCTTCAATATTGCCGTTGCTCTCTACGTTCTTCGCTCTCTTTATGCTTCTCTTTATATCTACTCCGGTAACGTTTCCCGCAACGGTAAGTTACTGGCATCGAATTTCTTCCTTTTCACAATAATGGAAACGGTTGCTGCATGGGTTTTGATGTTTGTGTCTTTCTGCAGTTGCTTTGTATAACCCAGATCAGATTCGGAAAATGGAAGAGTCAATGCAAATCCGCAGGGAATTTAAACCGGTGGAGTTAATTAAGTGGGTAAGAAGTGTGAACCCTTTATCTGCTTCCATCTGAGGCTAGCTGAAGTTAACGTTGTGAATTCGTTGTGCAAAAAGGTGAAGGCTTTAGAGGGGGAGCTTTCGAGTGAAACTGTGGCGGTTGAGTTGCCGCAGCATTTGAAACAGAACATAATTGAGGAGATCTTGCAGACATTAAGGGGGTTGAATTCTAGTGGCGCAGATATTGCCAAGGAACGAGGTGAGTGTGCGCTTGTAAATTTTGTGGATAGGAATCCTATTTATTCCACGTCTAAATGTATAAACACTGATGAGCATTAAGCATTTTTCGCATTGAATTGGTAACATCTGTTATTAAGTGTTGTGTTTACGTTCGTGCTAAGCTGACATGGGATATGATTTGCACTCTAATTTCTTGCTGCCTTGAGGCTGTGTCTTAGTTCAACTCTGGCACTTGGCCTTTCAGTTATGAAATTGCGTTTTCGATCTTCTTAGTGAACGTTTTAGTTTTTTTGCAATCAATTCCTGTGCTCACTTCGTCATTACGACAAAATTGCACCAATTGCTGGTCTTATAGCTGTATCTCACTTTTTATTCTAATAGTTGGATGAAAAATAAGGAATTGCATTTAAGTTCTTGTTTTTTCTCCTATTTAACTAGATCAGTCCATCTCATGCATCCCTCTTTTGCAATAAAAAGTGAGATCCCTCGTTTGCAATAGAATGTCCTCTGATAAGTTATAATTGTGGTAATCTATGAGAATGAAGATTCTATTATAACTTTAGATAAGAAAAGGAAGGAACatgaaaaaatttcatatttagtTTTAGCTGGGAGATCTCTCTACACTGATGTGAGACTCAACacttatcattttataattcaaGTATTTTGTAGAAATTGGCAAATCGGGGGtaacatataattaagaaaGATTAGCAGACTTACAACATTAAGGTTTTAGGTTGACGGTGAtgtttagtttttttgttttgtttgcacATGTTCTCTTTCAAATTGCTCTATAAGTGGTATCTAAGCCACTGGTTTGTCTTGATGACTAACTCAAATTAATACGATATCACACTTGAGTTGTAAGTTGTTGGAGTCTAAATATGAGTTGAAGTCTCACATTGTGTAAAAATGGGCAAATAGAGTAACGAGTAAATAAGATTCACAAACTTATAATTTCAAGGTTTTTAGTTGAATTGGTGTCAAGTTCTCGTGTTATTTGTTCGGGGCTCATCAACTTGAATATGATTTTTAGTAATCCAACTGAAACATCATAGTATAAGGTGTTTGTGTCAATCTTTCTAAAACGTAAGCAacaataagaatataattaaatgcttcttgttttatatattttgatagtgCATTATTAATTTTGACACATCTTACTCgggtataaaataattttgagtaAATCTAAGATATTGTAAATTAGTCCAATATTCTAGAAACTAcaagaaaagtttttttttttttttttcgatttgaGGATAAATCTATCCTGTAGAATGTTATTGAAGGGGATAAGAGTGACGGTCTTAAGTGATccctctcttctttttcttctttctctctatctcgctctttctctctctatgtATGAAGTGCTCACTTTGTATTGATTAATATGGATTATGTTTTCACTTTGCATTGGGTGTATAatgtttgttttataaaaatccaATCTAGGCTCCTGTGCCCATTCTCCAATTTAATTGcctttttaagtaaaaataaggCATTGTGAAGATAAAGGAGATTTGTGAAGAAACATAGCATGTAAATTTATGTTGTGAAGATTTATGTATAATCATTCATTTCATAATATGTGTCCAATGGGATGGGGGGAACTAAGGAAAAAGGTTAATTCATAGAATGAGGAATCTATTCACCTTGTTAAATGAATTATAAGCTACTCTGTTTTGGACATTGAATTTGGTGGtgttatttaaatgaaaagtttaaacaATTTGGAAGTAATCCTGTTCCTAATTCATTTGTAACGCAACTGATATCCTCATTTTTCTGATATTACATTTTCATAAATACAGAAGCAGTTGAGAGTTGGCGCAAGGGAAAACTGGAAGGGGTCAAGTCGGCACTTGTGAAGGGGACTTCCAATTCAACCATCCCCCATGAAGAAGCTGGTATGAACATTGATTTTCTATCGTGTCTGTAACTGAGGAGGTTTTCATGTGGtacttttaagataattttcttTCCCAACTGTTAATGAATGCCTTACAAATCTTTGACACCTTGTGCATAATCTTATTTCAACTTCCTAGGTATACTTGTAAGAGCGTTGGAGTCTGATTGGACTATGCTTTGTGAAGAAATTGGCCTTTGGATACCTGCTCAAGTTGCCAATGAAGAACATGATGACAAACCTGAGGGTGCAGAGGAGTTTGGTAATATCAGTTTCTTCAGTCATAATATCCATTTTTTCCTATTGTAGTCTTCCTTTATATGCATTCATCACTTGAGTGGTTTTTAGGGGTCAATTAACACCGCATACATTCCATGATAGAATCTGGTGGTatgcatatatatttatttcttgcTGAGATTTATTCTTTGGACTTACCAAGTATACATTTTCTCCAGAGGAGGAGGTTCTTCCTGGTAGGCCCCTTTCACCCGAGTGTCATGCTGAACTTCATACAGATTATGATGGTTCTGCAGTAAGATGGGGTCTTACACACCACAAGGATAGTGCAGCTGATTGCTGTCAAGCTTGCTTGGATCATGCGAAACATGCCAAAGAAGGTGATAAGAAATGCAATATCTGGGTTTATTGCCCATCTGAGTTTGGGTGTCATTCTCCAGATATTTACCAGCACAAACATCAGGAATGTTGGCTGAAATATGTAAGTTCTACCCCATTCTAGCTTTTGATACTTTTATTATCTGATTTAGGAAAATACTATTGAGTTTTCATGTCtggtttaaaatttttccttctGATCGTTTATTTGCCCTCCCAACCTGGCTAATGTactgtaatttattattttgatccAGGCTGAGAAACCTCGACTAAATTTTAAGGATAAGTATCCTGAATGGTATCGAAATTCGCACCCTTCTGCACCAGTGATCGTTCCATGGGTCTCTGGTATTACGAGTTCATGAGTCCAATAACCAAACACGAAATGTAACGTTATGAACCAGCGCTACCGTCACACGAGCTCAAACATGACCGTGGATTATATACCACTGttcttgaacatttttttttttttttgtgtaggAAATGAACTGGGGAACAAAGAATTTTCCCAATGGTCATTTAGGACTTGGTTTTGGTCAAAATGCAGTTTTTGACATGACTCACCTCAGTGCCAAGGATTTTCCACCAAGGTCGGGTCTAAAACACTTAGGAAAGGTGACTTATAACTGATGAGGAAGTTGTTTTGTTGTAAGCTATCTGATAACATTATTCATTGTATCTGTGGGACTTAGAATCCTACTCATATTATCATTCTTGTTCCTCCCACGTTGATGATGATTCATCAAACTGATCTGTCTGCTTCCTTTCCTTTCAATCCATCGTCATCATACTTACATTTATACGTGTACAATAAAATTGTATATGTATGTCACATGTAGTCGTAGTCGTATATTATCCACTTTGTTTTGTCAGCTCAATCCTTTCTATTTTCCTCTTAAGATTAAAATACTACCAAGCACAATAGGTTACTAATAACTAATTACATGTTTTGTTACATTTATACCACCGTGGCTATATCCGTCAAAAAGGGTTAGGTTGCAGTAAGTTCTAACTTCGTGACTAACGTAGTGGTATACATGAAATTTTGCTGGTCCAGAACACAAATTCaactttttgaaaataaattataaatgtaattaaGTCTCATTTGTCATTTGTTAATGTTCTATTAAaatcctttatatttttacttgaaTCGGAGTCGAATATGGTCTTGAAGTCTaacatatttattgtttttaatttagttttagtttatgattgatgttattttgattatagaATTTACTATTTTAGAAGGGGATTGCTTATCTATGTGTGTTCAAGAATAGTCATTATCTCTCACGATGAATAACAGacttaaaattagttattatctTACGTTTCTCAGAAACTTTTTACTTATCTAACTTTTTTAAGTTTCATGTTTGTCAAACGTAACACaatgaaaaaaagtattttaatggCGAGAAACTACCAATTACGCACTCTAAGCATAAAACTATCAGTAAgtgatttataaaaataaggtgGAACCAAGTGAAACTTATGGACGAAGTAAAGAATTAATCCTATAACTCTAGATAAAATGTTTTTctgattttaaaaatcaaacttttCTTGTTATTTAGTCAATGTGAAACTTTATTCAAAACTTTTCGAATACTCACATAAATATCCAGGTTTTGATCGGTGCAAAGTTAACTCCTTGCGGCTAAAACTCGTGGAAGAAAACCAGCAATCATAGGAGGgaatcttctttggcccatagGCCATCAACTGAGTTTAAAGTTCATGCTTTAAAGTTTATCAACTGAGTTTCAAATTGCCCCACAGGCCATAGCATATACTCAAAGATTAGGCTGAATCTGATCcataattaattgtttaaatgCCATGAACCAAGTTCTTGACTTGATTATTAAACCACATTTTTTACAGCAACCGATTCCTTGTGACTCTGATATAAAAACATCACAtaattttgctttattttccTTGAAGTATTTCCATAAAGATCATCATACCATGTGAGCAAATTTCAAGGCATATCATAAGGGTCATTTAGTCTAACAAGTCCCAGAGTTCTTGTCCCTTTCTGGTTTTTTCCTGATATATAACTTCAATTGGAGGGTAACCAATCCAATCGGATTTATCTAATACCAGTATTTATTCGGTAGCACGTCCCATTAACGATGACTTTAACTTAAAGTGTAACACTCATTAAGCACTATCTCTAGGCTCAGAAATAAACAAATCGTTGAGAGTTACCTGGTGGAGACATTTCTTATGTGTAACACAGCCTTAATACGCCCAAAAAGATGTCATATGTCATATACTGGCTCCTTTATTTGATGCAAAATTCCTAGTGCAGACAAAAAAATCCCAACCAAATCACTTACCCATGTCAAATAAACATTTGAATCCTAAATTGAATACTATTGTCATTAGTTAAAATGTCTTTAGGCCATTT
Encoded here:
- the LOC114164697 gene encoding uncharacterized protein LOC114164697, with the translated sequence MARGKWVFSYKKTTLLVCFFNIAVALYVLRSLYASLYIYSGNVSRNVALYNPDQIRKMEESMQIRREFKPVELIKWVKALEGELSSETVAVELPQHLKQNIIEEILQTLRGLNSSGADIAKEREAVESWRKGKLEGVKSALVKGTSNSTIPHEEAGILVRALESDWTMLCEEIGLWIPAQVANEEHDDKPEGAEEFEEEVLPGRPLSPECHAELHTDYDGSAVRWGLTHHKDSAADCCQACLDHAKHAKEGDKKCNIWVYCPSEFGCHSPDIYQHKHQECWLKYAEKPRLNFKDKYPEWYRNSHPSAPVIVPWVSGITSS